The Triticum aestivum cultivar Chinese Spring chromosome 6D, IWGSC CS RefSeq v2.1, whole genome shotgun sequence genomic sequence gaaaaataaagagaagaaaaacagagaaaagccggtggaaaacaaaaataaaaataaaaaataagttaAACACCAGTGAAAACCAGTGTTTTTCCTTTAAGTAGTTCGCGTCCTTCTTATCTAACCTGAACTCCGCAATGGCTTGGTGACTACCAACTCTACAAAGGAACTAGGAGATCTAGGGATCAAACCCCTGTTACTGTAGACACTCGGCGCGGGAGAAGCTACAGTCTCGCTATATGCGAGACATAGCTCTCGTGGATGGATTGGGCTAGGTTTAGATAGGTGGGTAGGTGGGCAAGAAAGGCAGTTGGGCCGACTGGCTCATGTGGTTGTAGTGGGCCGGCTTTGATTAGATGGGCTACGGCGCTGGCTGGCTTGGGCTTCTCACTACCTGATTTACTTTTCTGCCTTTTCCTCAAAAAAAGTTTTAAAATAAAAGACTTCTAGAAAAGCATGGCGCGGGCGAAGTTTGGAGTCCAAACTGGAAGTAGAAAGGGCATgggatttttgaaaacctttggaagagaaaaggaaaagaacttaaataaaatataaagaaacctcAAATTATTTCCTAAAAATGTTCATAGGTTTTAATTTGTTGTAATTTTTAATAGaatgaagaaaagaaaaataaataaataaaatccacATGTTAATTCACCAAATATATATAACAAAGATAGCAAAAGGAACTAGGGTTTCGGGTTGGGCCTGTTACATTTATGCTGATATTCGAAATGAAACTTTTAGCGAACCGGAGCTAGTACTAGATCGAGCCAGAACAACGATTGGATCATAAACATAAGAATCACAATTGTTAAGGGTTTGGTCCACCAAATTAATGGCCCAGTGTTTTGTTTTTCATGAAATTGATTGCATATTTTTCAATTAACTTGTTGAGCGTCGTCTACTTATATTACTCCCTCAGCTCATAAGTTGAAGAGATTTTGGATAATTTAGATAGTCTCCAGTACTCAGGTCAATGTGCACGAGAATCGATCGAGGAGTAAGTAGTGTGTGTCTGCCCCAATTGTGTGTAGCACATTAATCAACCCCCAATTTGGACAATTGGCGCCAGTTGTTAAACTCTCGCCGCCACGAAAGGCAAAGACCATGATTGACCTGGATCGGTCCCCAAAACACAAAACCACATTTGAGTCTCTCTCATGTCGTGGAATGATACAAAGACGACCCTACGCCTCGGCCAGCTGCCTGAAGGTGATCGGGCCGACGAACCGCGCCGGCCCGTCGTAGAACGCTCGGCCGGCGAGCCTGGAGGTGGCCTGCGTAGGGTGCAGGAAGTCCCAGAAGAGGAACTTGCCGCGGTTGCCGCAGTAGCCGGCGCTGGGGGTGCACCCTCCGTCGGCGTTgaacctgccgccgccgccacagcaCGCGCTCTTCAACTCTGTCAACCCTGCACACAACAAAGCATTACATGGTTGGTGCAAGTATGGCATGCATTATGTTTTTTTTCCaacacagtacagacacaagcgatcatatatatacgcgcatacactcgaGCGCAAACACGCACATCCAACCCCTATGGCAAAATGGCGATCCATGAGGTGTGGAGTCACATGCCAGAATACTCTTTGGTGAACTGCTGTGTTTTACCTGCAGACTGTGGGTCCTCGACGATGCTCGAGACTAGCTCGTAGGCGCTGCCAATGGCGTACTCCATGCCCTGCATCTCGGAGATGAGGCCGGCGAACAGGTCCCGGATCCCATCGTTGAGGCTCTTCGCTAGCCGGTTCAGCGGCTCGACACACTCCCCGGCCGGGTTCCGGCTCCTCCAGTACGGGCAGCACCCGATTGGCGCCACGTCGATCACCGCGAACTTCCTCGCCCCCAGGTTGTACAGCGTCTGCAGCACAACCATGCAGTTGATTTGATTCAGAGTTGAACATAACACGGTGAGTTGGCTGAGTTGAAGCCTGATGGAACTGATCATCACTGGTCAGGTCCCTTACTTTGACATGGCTGTCGTATGTGGAGACCACGGCTTCCCGGAACTGCTGGAGCGCGGTGGAGTCCGGCGACGTATCCTGCGAGAAGAAGTCGATGGCGTCGTTCGAGCCCGCGCTGATGAGGAAGATGGACTTGGACAGGAAGGCCGACGCTCCGAAGGCACCCAGTCTGGCTGACAGCATCTGGTCTTTGAGATCCGAGAAGTACTCGATCTGCTTGGTCATGTTGATCGTGTCTCCCTGGTAATATATCATCTGGTTGTCAAATGTTGCTGGCACTAGCTGAGGGTGTCAATTGTAGTACTTGCTGACTTTTAATTCAGCAAGGGGAAATGCCAGATTTTAAATTGTGTGTGGTTCGTGACATTAAAGAGAGATGGAGTACAGGAGAAAGCTGTTGCTTTGATTGAACAATTGAAGAATTTTCACAACTTTAGGTAGTAACGAATCATCTGCTCCACCTAAATTCTTCCAGTGAAAATTAAAATATAGACCAAAATTTGAGACGTACTTGGGGTTATTAACCAATACTACAATCGAAATTTATGTCTGAACAAAAAATAATGAATTAACGACATGTTTCTACTGAACCACAGATATGTCCGGTAAACTAGAAAAACAGAGGCAGAAATGCTTGGACGTACCGTGGAGTCGAGAACACCGGAGCCTCCAGAGGAAAAGCTGGCTCCTCTCATGGAGGCATCAGCAGCCACCGGCTTCTTCGTCGTCGAGTTGCCCAATGCCTCGCCACTGCCGGCGACGAGAGAGAGGTACGGCGGCGGGCTCCCGCTGAAGCCCATGTGGACAGCTGCAAAGTTCACCACTGATCAGACAGACAGCCGAGCCGCCATTGATTCAAAAGCATGTGATCAGTTGGCTTGCTCACCCAAGAAGTCGGCACCGATGAGGCCATTACTGAACCTGCCCGTCGGCTCGCCGCCAGGGAAGTCGACGCCATTGTGAGGGAAGTCAGCCCTGGCACTGGTCCCCGGCAAGTAATTGTTGTTCCCCACATCGGCAGTGGagtcgccgaacacaaagattgcCGGAACCATTGCCCTGGAGACGACGGTGCTGCTCACCACAGCCACCAACGGCAACCGGATCGCCGCAGCCACGAACAGCAACCGGAGTGCCACCGAAGCTCGTCGCAGCACGGCCATGGCGGACTCCAGTCACCAGACAAAGGAACAACTTCTGATGCTTTGCTAGCAAGTCTAGCCAATTTATTCTGATGGAAGAATGAAATGAACCCTGGCAGCATGCTCCAGCTAAGCTCAGTGCACCGTGCTGCACCTTCTCCAATTACAGTTACTTGCTCCATTAAAATTGTACCAAGATAACTACCACAAGGCTGAAGAGAAAACAAGCCACAACTGTCTAGGTTCTAGCTGCCACAATTATCACATGGTACTGAAATAAATCAACTTGCACAACACATCAGTGATTCGAATTTAAAAAGTCCACCCAAATAGTATCAGCATGGGAATTCATTGATGCAGTGGTATATACAGAGCACAATCAAAACGCAATCTGTCAGCCAAATcagaactactccctccatcccaaatagTATCAACATGGGAATTCATTTGATGCAGAGTGATATATACTGAGGGAGTACGATTGTTTTctcaaaacaaaaagaaacaaaaccgACTGCTAATGGTATCCGCCTCTGAAAATCAGAACATGCATGGAGGCATTGGGTCGAAAAAAAGAGACACGAATAAAATGCGTAAACAACGCTATCCGCATCTCTGCTGATGTTACAATGTGACAAGTTACAAAGGCAACTTCTGCCAATCAGCACAGCATTTCCTCCAGAAAGTTTTTGCTGAGCATTTGCTCTATGAACAATACAACAAAATTTAGCCAACTATTTCACATACATTGTTTTCTCATCAGCACAAATTTTAGTGCTGATGTAAATTTCAGGGGAGAATGTCCCTGTAATGACAGATGCAAATATGATTCGGACATCACCCCTATAACGAAGACAAGCAAGCATGTTTGCTTCTTTGGTAGATACCATGACTACCAACTAAGTCAGAGTTACGCCTTTTTCCTTGTGATTCTGTAGCCAGACAGAAATCATGTCAGTCAGAACAATTGATGCAAAATGTGGAAAAGAATTGCAGTGAAATTGACAAACCTGAAGCAATGAATCCCAAGTGCGTTGGTGATTTCATGGACAACAGACGTAGCAAAATGCATGTACAACGCCACTGTCAAATTGATCAAAGTAGTCAGATCAAAGATACGTTTAGCACTACAGCCTATGATGGGCACATGATATACTGTAATCCATGTCTCGTGATATATATTTGTCaagtgaaatttgttactgtaaAGAATAACTTGGAGGATCCGTCAGAAGCTTATTAATCAAGAACAAGTACCGAAGTACAACCAAGTGACTAAACAACAATCTAATGTCTGACCAAACACATGACAATATAAACAGATTCACTAATCTAAAATAGAAAACCAGAAAAATAATATGTACTACTTTTTAACAACAGTACAAAAATGATCCCTCTAGTATATTGAATGCAAAACTCTGCAACTCGTCCAATGAAAACAAAATGTGCTGTGATAAGGTAATACCTGTAAATAAGCAGTATATCAGGAGAACGAGCTGCTCATCAAAAAGGGGGTTTCTGCAACGATCAATGACCATAAAATCAGAATGTCATACAAAACCCATCATAGCCCATGATAATTATATACAGTGTAATACAAAAGGCTCAGAGGCACAAACCCATCATCAAGTCGGGCAGTCAACGCATTTGCAATCGCAAACGGAAAATATGCCAGGGCCTGCAAAAGGAAGCCAGTTTTTAGACATGACAAAGTATAAACATACTGGCATAGGCTCCATAAAGGACACTGCAAATAAACCAGGTCATTAGGCAACTACCATGCACATTCCTGTCTTCAGACCTTTGGGTTCATCACATAAGTGAGCCAGAATCATTCTTCCCTGTGCAGCAATATAAGCAGATAAGTAATGTCCATACAGTTATGAAAAACAGCATCTACAAAAGAAATGTGCCCCCCAATTTATAGAGAAAATGCCTTATTTGACACTAACTTAAAATGAGGTTCCTTATCTGGCCCTGGAGAAAATTCTCTTCCCTATTTGACATCTAGTCTTAATTTCTTCCCTTATGTGACAACCACCATTGGTTCTGTTACACCGTTCTGTCAAAAAAAAATCAGGTGGACCAAAATACCCCTCTACTAGTCGCTATCCTATATCAAACCGAAAAAACAATCCCGACCGAACCATCCCTCTCGTCCCTGTCTTGAGTCCCCACCCAACCTGAACCCTAGCAGCGGCGGCGGAGTGCTGACTCGTAGCGGCGGTGGCGGCATGAGCTGAGGGGCCATGGACCAAGGGGTGGCTGCGGGTGGCGGCTCAGGCACGGCTGCGGGGCCCGGAGCAAGCACAGCGGCGGACGGCGACCCAGGCACAGGGGAGGGCAGCCAAGGCACAGCGGCGGGAGGTAACAGCGCGGCTGTGGAGAGCTCGTCGGTGAGCTCAGCTGCGGGCGCAGGCCATGGCGCGGCTGCGTGCTCGGCTGCATGGTTGAGCGTGGATGCGGGCTTGGGCCACGGTGCGGCTGCAGGCTCGACTTCAGGTTCAGCGTCGTCGGCGTGTCTAGAAGGGTGAGTGTCTTCCACAAATTGCTTTCCAAATGCAGGATTAGAAGGAGATTGCCTCATATCCAGTAGCAATGTCATGCATAAGTTTCTCTTCTATTTACAGGATGGATCCAAATTCAAGTTATGTGCTGAAAATTAGATTGCTTGGCAACCCCAAAAAAAAGAACTAGAAAGGAGACCAGTGTTTTTATTTTGAGAAGGTTATTTATTCTGACTTGACTGGTAGTTGTGAACTAGTACTGATGTATGTGGTGAATGTGAACCTGGAtgtgatgtactccctctgttcctaaatataagatgttttggtagTTCAATTTGAAataccaaaacatcttatatttagaaacggagggagtatgtgtgaaCATGGATGTTTCTGGTAGTTGTACATGTTGTGATGCAGTTTGTATTTATatatactacctccgtttcagtttacaagtcctacgcgtatacctaggttgccaattttatcaccctaatataaactatataacacagaaattatatcttttgaaagtagaaactccgaagtttatgttggtatattttttgtaatatatgacttgtattaggttggtcaaattgacgacctaggggtacgcgcacgccctgtaaactgagagagaggtagtataTGAATTGTGTGAGATATGGGATCAAATTGCAGGGGAGGTTCTGCCCAATTTccactttttggaattaaaatcAGAGGACAATTTTTGGATTGAAATCTGTTCGGTGAGCAAATTATGGGGTTTCAATTGGTCATTTACCCATGACCAAATATGTAACATTAAAATGAAGTATTCTGTCACCGTGGTATAGATACCAAGAGACCAATCTAACTACGCTTGGATAAAGAGACAAAACAAGAGCAGAATCGCAACAGTAGTGACAATGCCCAGATTGGCAGGCAAAATGACGAATTAGTTTCGAACATGAAAAGGTGTTAAAGAGCAACAGCATCAAAACACAGATCAACAAGATATTTAATGTAGGTATTAGAAGAAGGCCTTACCACAAGATAGCCAAACGCAAAACCA encodes the following:
- the LOC123143418 gene encoding GDSL esterase/lipase At5g55050, which gives rise to MAVLRRASVALRLLFVAAAIRLPLVAVVSSTVVSRAMVPAIFVFGDSTADVGNNNYLPGTSARADFPHNGVDFPGGEPTGRFSNGLIGADFLAVHMGFSGSPPPYLSLVAGSGEALGNSTTKKPVAADASMRGASFSSGGSGVLDSTGDTINMTKQIEYFSDLKDQMLSARLGAFGASAFLSKSIFLISAGSNDAIDFFSQDTSPDSTALQQFREAVVSTYDSHVKTLYNLGARKFAVIDVAPIGCCPYWRSRNPAGECVEPLNRLAKSLNDGIRDLFAGLISEMQGMEYAIGSAYELVSSIVEDPQSAGLTELKSACCGGGGRFNADGGCTPSAGYCGNRGKFLFWDFLHPTQATSRLAGRAFYDGPARFVGPITFRQLAEA
- the LOC123143419 gene encoding GPI-anchored hemophore cfmA encodes the protein MDQGVAAGGGSGTAAGPGASTAADGDPGTGEGSQGTAAGGNSAAVESSSVSSAAGAGHGAAACSAAWLSVDAGLGHGAAAGSTSGSASSACLEGMDPNSSYVLKIRLLGNPKKKN